From a region of the Vaginimicrobium propionicum genome:
- a CDS encoding AAA family ATPase yields the protein MSVIRVGQGVFKKSFPEAIRLARPKDQIFLDEGFYDFPDGFTLSNIQIIGNGARDKVILRTGISVKGGIFLGNLSLYAPPYGNALNLSRSDSGAELDGVKLNAEPAGKYPGIYSASGSVTLRNCQVYAANPDGNCRAPIVIEKKTRLFIENSKIDGVIGQQSNVRIAHSTIAYLEISNGSMVRASGKLVLMPPENKWALDVDDESSIEIDSLGCANPIKISLSESLLSVHSVDSLAIGKIEVVASGNAKVQAPPGSVQVYDADELARKAQEPKQIIWRLDDANRFEEVIAPQLRSQDTLVLAEEGDYFLPGDGCFSLNNDVISHSNPESTILHGGIWVQSGKSIKLSGFTLENKVYGNVINVKGESAQIDLRDMIISHQIDEADEDHYPAIYCGDQAQLTITNSKVVAQANDSYSGVVYLESESKLDASNCQLGWVRICDNSSAMLKDVEVFQLNLGNGAEVTATGNLKLLENDCNQRSIILESANAKIANIEFFGSDHELYTSDSQLVIENTIVPDSLVPRLVIGEQRSKYSVGDLYEIYDRHETAVSVAGQALSAGHTEDPKPSRDQDELASKDDSDALSEINELIGLAKVKEQIRSFLRTVQFNQRRIEKGLSPRETTMHSFFIGPPGTGKTTVARLLGKALFQAGAIKSESFVEVQPNDFLNGHDTPQTTEAILEKARGGVLFVDEAYGFYKENNNEFAIEALNKILTFMENNRSDIVVIFAGYEADLQKVMLLNDGLESRFANRFSFESYSGDEIAEIGYQSLVNQDYNLEDETLYRELVAAEYSRAIDPANARWVRERFNSPLLDAMQKRVLDEGSDDVQTITTADIYAVSGGDLDIKQARVDQIMTKLDSLVGLAPVKEFVHNLLAEAKYDKEFEQTSTGKRPAYHMIFTGNPGTGKTTVAKLIAELFYNLDILQKATVKRVTRSDLVGQYLGQTEAQTKLVLKESLGGVLFVDEAYQLSRGLNSGAHDFGGEAVEVLMDAMAEQSDKFVAIFAGYTNEMADFLKINPGLTSRITGTIEFPDYSAEEIAQIVKLRLQPKYSFDVGEVSQIVAQTYNQIPVGNTSLRANGRWAERFVESVERLFKKYVLANQIDLSEGKIIPTDIFHTAANDYLADHDLMKH from the coding sequence GTGTCTGTTATCCGGGTGGGTCAAGGGGTATTTAAGAAATCTTTCCCCGAAGCGATTAGGCTCGCTCGGCCAAAAGATCAAATCTTTCTTGATGAAGGATTCTATGATTTTCCCGATGGATTTACGCTCAGTAACATTCAAATTATTGGTAATGGTGCCAGAGATAAAGTTATTTTACGAACCGGAATCAGTGTTAAGGGTGGGATTTTTCTAGGGAATCTTTCACTCTATGCTCCGCCGTATGGCAACGCCTTAAATCTGAGCAGATCTGATTCTGGTGCTGAATTAGACGGCGTAAAACTAAATGCCGAGCCGGCTGGGAAATACCCAGGAATATATTCGGCATCTGGTTCGGTAACGTTGCGAAATTGTCAAGTTTATGCGGCTAATCCTGATGGAAATTGTCGAGCCCCAATAGTGATCGAGAAAAAGACACGATTATTTATAGAAAACTCAAAGATAGATGGGGTAATTGGTCAACAATCAAATGTACGAATCGCGCATTCCACAATCGCGTATTTGGAAATCTCGAATGGTTCTATGGTCAGAGCCAGTGGCAAATTAGTGTTGATGCCGCCAGAAAATAAGTGGGCGCTTGATGTTGACGATGAATCCAGTATAGAAATTGATAGTCTAGGTTGCGCTAACCCCATAAAGATTTCTTTGAGCGAAAGCTTGCTAAGCGTCCATTCTGTAGATTCACTAGCGATAGGGAAAATAGAGGTTGTAGCCAGCGGTAATGCTAAAGTTCAGGCTCCGCCAGGGTCGGTTCAGGTGTACGACGCGGATGAATTAGCTCGCAAAGCGCAGGAGCCAAAACAAATTATTTGGCGACTCGATGATGCCAACAGATTCGAAGAAGTGATTGCGCCACAGTTGAGGTCTCAGGACACGCTGGTGTTAGCTGAAGAAGGTGACTACTTTCTGCCGGGCGATGGCTGTTTTTCGTTAAATAACGACGTCATCTCCCACTCCAATCCAGAATCGACCATTTTGCATGGTGGGATATGGGTTCAGTCAGGCAAATCCATTAAGTTGTCAGGATTTACTCTAGAAAATAAAGTCTACGGTAACGTCATTAATGTCAAGGGGGAATCAGCGCAAATAGATTTGCGAGATATGATAATTTCGCACCAAATAGACGAGGCGGACGAAGACCATTATCCAGCCATTTATTGCGGCGACCAGGCGCAGTTAACGATAACTAACTCTAAGGTTGTGGCTCAGGCTAATGATTCTTATTCTGGTGTGGTTTATTTGGAAAGTGAATCAAAGCTTGACGCTAGTAATTGCCAATTGGGTTGGGTGCGCATATGCGATAATTCCAGTGCGATGCTTAAAGATGTCGAAGTGTTTCAGTTGAATTTGGGGAATGGTGCTGAAGTTACCGCGACAGGGAATTTGAAACTGCTGGAGAATGATTGCAATCAGCGCTCTATAATCCTTGAATCAGCCAACGCCAAAATTGCGAATATTGAATTCTTTGGAAGCGATCATGAGCTTTACACTTCAGATTCGCAACTTGTTATTGAAAACACAATTGTGCCGGATTCTCTGGTGCCGCGATTAGTAATTGGTGAACAGCGTTCAAAATATTCGGTTGGTGACCTCTATGAGATCTATGATCGGCATGAAACAGCAGTGTCCGTTGCAGGGCAGGCTTTAAGTGCTGGCCATACAGAAGATCCGAAGCCCTCAAGGGATCAAGATGAGCTAGCCTCAAAAGATGATAGCGATGCTTTGAGCGAGATTAATGAACTTATTGGGTTGGCTAAAGTCAAAGAGCAAATAAGATCATTTTTGCGCACTGTCCAATTCAATCAGCGTCGGATAGAAAAGGGTCTTAGCCCCCGCGAAACAACGATGCATAGTTTCTTTATTGGCCCACCAGGCACTGGCAAAACGACGGTAGCCAGATTGCTTGGTAAGGCGCTCTTTCAAGCAGGGGCCATAAAATCTGAGAGTTTCGTAGAGGTTCAACCCAACGATTTTCTAAATGGTCATGACACTCCTCAAACCACAGAAGCAATTTTAGAAAAGGCACGCGGTGGCGTGTTGTTCGTCGATGAGGCCTACGGTTTCTATAAAGAAAATAACAATGAATTTGCCATTGAAGCGCTAAACAAAATTCTGACGTTCATGGAAAATAATCGCAGCGATATAGTGGTGATTTTTGCTGGCTACGAAGCGGATTTGCAGAAAGTCATGCTATTAAATGATGGCTTGGAGTCTCGTTTTGCTAATCGATTCTCCTTCGAAAGCTATAGTGGTGATGAAATCGCTGAAATCGGCTATCAATCTTTGGTTAACCAAGATTATAACCTTGAGGACGAGACTCTTTATCGAGAACTGGTTGCGGCAGAATATTCTCGCGCGATTGACCCGGCTAACGCTCGCTGGGTTAGGGAGCGTTTTAACAGTCCGTTACTGGACGCCATGCAGAAACGGGTGTTAGACGAGGGTAGCGACGACGTCCAAACCATCACCACAGCAGATATCTACGCGGTTTCCGGTGGTGACTTGGATATCAAACAAGCTCGCGTTGACCAGATTATGACAAAGCTAGATTCGTTGGTCGGCTTGGCGCCAGTTAAAGAATTCGTGCATAACTTGCTTGCTGAAGCGAAATATGACAAAGAATTTGAACAAACCAGTACCGGTAAGCGTCCGGCTTATCACATGATATTTACGGGTAACCCTGGTACCGGTAAAACTACGGTCGCTAAGTTGATTGCGGAGCTGTTCTATAACCTGGATATTCTACAAAAAGCGACCGTTAAAAGAGTTACTCGATCCGACTTGGTGGGTCAGTATCTTGGCCAAACTGAAGCGCAGACAAAACTTGTTCTTAAAGAATCACTTGGTGGAGTCCTATTTGTAGACGAGGCTTATCAACTCAGTAGAGGCCTAAACTCGGGGGCTCACGATTTTGGTGGTGAAGCGGTAGAGGTTTTGATGGACGCGATGGCCGAGCAGTCCGATAAATTTGTGGCCATATTTGCTGGCTATACGAATGAAATGGCTGATTTTCTGAAAATTAACCCAGGGCTCACGTCCAGAATTACCGGAACGATTGAATTCCCCGACTACAGTGCTGAAGAAATCGCACAAATTGTTAAACTTCGGCTCCAGCCAAAATACAGCTTCGACGTGGGCGAAGTTAGTCAAATAGTTGCCCAAACTTATAACCAAATACCAGTTGGGAATACATCTTTACGTGCTAACGGTCGTTGGGCAGAGCGATTCGTTGAGTCGGTGGAACGCCTATTTAAGAAGTATGTGTTGGCTAACCAAATAGATTTATCTGAAGGAAAAATTATTCCAACCGATATTTTCCACACAGCAGCCAACGATTATCTAGCAGATCATGATTTAATGAAGCACTAG
- a CDS encoding DUF4272 domain-containing protein — protein sequence MIAFSTRRSLITPALEQPTPSRPLWQAGHRDHQIVKQIELAIKTCPTATNHLRATQRVYFLTVDLTDVEQASTLTRWGKESSALLLAGAKILDPAGFDINDPKAEVPVLAERLERAERWRTFLRTKGVSGPIPKPVRCLDETMLQDEQIVGLRMVTLALVAFGAYAASEHSQLPDPDIFPRAKAAMTNREAERYPARNNAQESAECLKELAWATKRAHLDWPSRPGDLLEIVGQILTRDENSFIAETKLRPAEELLDEHERMSQLTAAIATTAKINPEVVKARTKTMAWLTDRSRSWDEVID from the coding sequence ATGATCGCGTTTTCCACTAGACGCTCGCTAATAACACCCGCACTAGAGCAGCCCACGCCCTCACGCCCGCTTTGGCAGGCAGGCCATCGCGATCACCAAATCGTTAAACAAATTGAGTTAGCAATTAAAACTTGCCCAACTGCTACTAACCATCTACGCGCTACCCAGCGAGTCTATTTCTTAACAGTTGATTTAACCGATGTGGAACAGGCCAGCACACTTACTCGCTGGGGTAAGGAATCGAGCGCCCTTCTGCTTGCTGGGGCAAAAATTCTCGACCCAGCCGGTTTTGACATCAACGACCCGAAAGCTGAAGTGCCGGTGTTGGCCGAGCGTCTGGAACGGGCTGAACGTTGGCGCACTTTCCTGCGCACCAAAGGCGTCTCGGGCCCTATTCCAAAGCCAGTACGCTGCCTGGACGAAACCATGCTTCAAGATGAACAAATCGTAGGGTTAAGAATGGTCACCCTAGCATTAGTAGCTTTCGGAGCGTATGCAGCCAGTGAACACTCTCAACTGCCAGACCCAGATATTTTCCCGCGCGCTAAAGCAGCTATGACTAACCGAGAAGCCGAACGTTACCCCGCCAGAAACAATGCCCAAGAAAGTGCCGAATGTCTCAAAGAATTAGCTTGGGCTACCAAACGAGCTCACTTAGATTGGCCTAGCCGCCCTGGCGATTTACTAGAGATCGTCGGCCAAATTCTGACCCGCGATGAAAATAGTTTTATTGCAGAAACCAAACTCCGCCCTGCAGAAGAACTATTAGATGAACACGAACGTATGAGTCAGCTAACTGCCGCCATAGCTACCACGGCGAAAATTAACCCTGAAGTAGTTAAAGCCCGAACTAAAACTATGGCATGGCTGACCGATCGTTCCCGCTCTTGGGACGAGGTCATCGACTAA
- the murJ gene encoding murein biosynthesis integral membrane protein MurJ, whose amino-acid sequence MSGFSSEADGSERHSVGRNSALMASGTLVSRVLGLVRTSMTGAAIGMGVVGDAFNGANQLPNYIYLLISGGLLEPVIVPQIAKAARRADSKEYIDKLITVALVLLAVVTVAVTAATPILFKLLRLSSEAQQLGVTFAFICLPQVFFYGLYTVLSQVLNARGSYAAPMWSPAVNNIVTIAGLAAFMAIFGVADTPVGWSAAMIWLFAGTATLGIIAQGVILIPPLIKDGFTWRPRWGFPRKEFAHLSKYTFWTFMALLVSTIGGLAILAITSNMPTKAGEMGIEGFVAGNNVMNYAFLIFMLPQSIIAISVITALFPPMTRAWQANDRKRMRRLVKQGLELPAVFLIPASVGIIVLTRPLVKVIFPGNSAAELNALAPVLVAMCVGLVPMAIQTLQQRYCFASEQGKLNFGFQIVITSIQLVIAGAALVLLDPRYGVFAVAVGQSLAYAVAALGFALVARKQLGRLNLNTTLRLYVRLGIASVISGVAAYFAAHVTLLFGGAWLWQVCALVAGFIAFLIVFTVFAKLMRIREFFDLLRPVAAKLLRR is encoded by the coding sequence GTGTCCGGTTTCTCGTCCGAGGCGGACGGCTCGGAGCGTCACAGCGTTGGGCGAAATAGTGCGCTGATGGCGTCTGGCACCCTAGTAAGTAGGGTGCTGGGATTGGTTCGTACCTCGATGACGGGCGCCGCAATCGGCATGGGTGTAGTTGGTGATGCGTTTAATGGTGCTAACCAGTTGCCAAACTATATTTATTTGCTGATTTCTGGAGGGTTGCTGGAGCCGGTAATCGTCCCGCAGATAGCCAAAGCTGCTAGGCGTGCTGATTCGAAAGAGTATATCGACAAGCTGATAACAGTAGCTCTCGTGCTGCTGGCGGTGGTGACCGTGGCGGTGACGGCAGCTACCCCAATACTTTTTAAGTTGTTGCGCCTAAGCTCCGAGGCTCAACAACTTGGTGTAACCTTCGCTTTCATCTGCCTACCGCAAGTGTTCTTTTATGGGCTATACACAGTACTCAGTCAGGTACTCAATGCGCGTGGGTCTTATGCCGCGCCAATGTGGTCACCAGCAGTTAATAACATTGTCACGATAGCCGGGTTAGCAGCTTTCATGGCTATATTTGGGGTAGCTGATACCCCCGTTGGGTGGAGTGCGGCGATGATTTGGCTCTTCGCCGGGACTGCCACGCTAGGTATTATCGCTCAAGGGGTCATTCTTATCCCTCCACTGATTAAGGACGGCTTCACCTGGCGGCCACGTTGGGGTTTCCCGCGTAAAGAGTTCGCTCACCTGTCGAAATACACTTTCTGGACTTTTATGGCACTGCTGGTGTCAACTATCGGCGGCCTAGCTATTTTGGCTATTACCTCCAATATGCCCACTAAAGCTGGCGAGATGGGTATTGAGGGATTTGTCGCGGGCAATAACGTGATGAACTATGCTTTCTTAATTTTCATGTTGCCGCAGTCGATTATTGCGATTAGCGTTATCACAGCCCTTTTCCCGCCTATGACTAGAGCTTGGCAAGCCAATGACCGCAAAAGAATGCGTCGGCTAGTAAAACAAGGGTTGGAACTGCCAGCAGTCTTTTTAATTCCGGCAAGTGTTGGAATCATTGTGTTGACTCGGCCGCTGGTCAAAGTGATTTTCCCTGGCAACTCTGCGGCAGAGCTGAACGCTTTGGCTCCGGTCTTGGTTGCCATGTGCGTCGGGCTAGTGCCAATGGCAATTCAAACACTTCAGCAGCGTTATTGTTTCGCTTCCGAGCAAGGCAAGCTGAACTTCGGTTTTCAAATTGTCATTACTTCTATTCAGCTTGTTATCGCCGGTGCCGCGTTGGTTCTGCTTGACCCCCGTTATGGTGTTTTCGCGGTAGCGGTGGGGCAGTCGCTGGCCTATGCGGTAGCCGCTCTCGGGTTTGCTTTGGTGGCTAGAAAGCAATTGGGGCGACTCAATCTCAATACGACGCTGCGGCTATATGTTCGCCTGGGGATTGCGTCCGTTATCAGCGGGGTTGCTGCCTACTTCGCGGCTCATGTGACGCTGCTATTCGGCGGGGCATGGCTATGGCAGGTGTGCGCTTTGGTGGCCGGATTCATAGCTTTCCTGATCGTCTTTACAGTTTTCGCCAAGCTGATGCGGATCCGCGAATTCTTTGATCTGCTACGCCCAGTTGCCGCAAAACTGCTGAGACGCTGA
- a CDS encoding aspartate kinase yields the protein MSNDSKTGVPIVANRVVAKFGGSSVADATSIKRVARRIAEQKRSGKQLVIVISAMGDTTDDLMDLALQVSPQPRPRELDMLLTTGERQSAALLAMALNDLGIQALSYTGSQAGVITTAKHGDARILDITPKRVAESLENGEVVIVAGFQGVSRTTKDITTLGRGASDTTAVALAAALGASVCEIYTDVDGVFTADPRIVRGARKIDEITYEEMLEMAANGAKVLHLRCVEYARRENVAIHVRSSFTNKPGTLVRGSVEDGNLTEAEVKRMEQVLISGIAHDRSEGKITVTGVPDKIGRAALIFSIVAAADINIDMIVQNVSEVATGTTDVTFTLPSSDAKAALSALRAAQDEIGFAELHYEDQVGKVSIIGVGMRSNPGVTAKFFKSLAEQEINIQMISTSEIRISVVVDIDQVDEAVRAAHSAFDLDAESEAIVYAGTGR from the coding sequence ATGAGCAACGATTCAAAGACTGGCGTGCCTATCGTGGCAAATCGGGTCGTCGCAAAGTTTGGCGGCTCGTCTGTCGCGGACGCCACGTCGATAAAGCGGGTTGCCCGCCGTATCGCGGAGCAAAAACGTAGTGGTAAACAGTTGGTAATTGTCATTTCCGCTATGGGTGACACTACTGACGACCTAATGGATTTAGCCCTTCAGGTCAGCCCCCAGCCTCGCCCACGAGAGCTAGATATGCTGCTGACTACGGGTGAGAGGCAGTCAGCGGCGTTATTAGCGATGGCGTTGAATGATTTAGGGATTCAGGCGTTAAGTTACACCGGCTCCCAAGCCGGGGTGATCACCACTGCTAAACATGGCGACGCCAGAATTCTTGACATCACCCCGAAGCGGGTGGCGGAATCACTAGAAAACGGAGAAGTGGTTATCGTCGCTGGTTTCCAAGGGGTTAGTCGAACAACTAAAGACATCACCACTCTAGGCCGCGGCGCCTCCGACACGACAGCGGTTGCATTAGCGGCAGCCCTAGGTGCTAGCGTTTGCGAGATTTACACCGATGTTGACGGGGTGTTTACTGCTGACCCGAGAATCGTCAGGGGTGCCAGGAAAATCGACGAAATTACTTATGAAGAAATGCTGGAGATGGCAGCGAATGGAGCCAAAGTGTTGCATTTGCGTTGCGTAGAATATGCGCGGCGCGAGAATGTTGCTATCCATGTGCGTAGCTCTTTCACTAATAAGCCGGGCACTTTGGTGCGCGGGTCTGTTGAAGACGGTAACTTGACCGAAGCAGAGGTAAAACGTATGGAACAAGTGTTGATTAGCGGCATTGCTCATGACCGCAGCGAAGGCAAAATTACTGTTACGGGGGTGCCGGACAAAATTGGGCGAGCCGCGCTAATTTTCTCGATTGTTGCTGCGGCAGACATCAATATCGATATGATCGTCCAAAATGTCTCCGAGGTGGCTACTGGCACTACAGATGTGACCTTCACCCTGCCAAGTTCGGACGCCAAAGCAGCGCTCTCAGCTTTGCGAGCCGCCCAAGATGAGATTGGTTTCGCTGAACTGCATTATGAAGATCAGGTTGGCAAAGTTTCAATTATCGGGGTGGGGATGCGTTCCAACCCTGGTGTGACAGCGAAATTCTTTAAGTCCCTTGCTGAACAAGAAATTAACATTCAGATGATTTCTACGTCTGAGATTCGTATCTCGGTTGTCGTCGACATTGACCAGGTTGATGAAGCGGTCAGGGCAGCTCACTCGGCTTTCGATTTAGATGCTGAATCGGAGGCCATCGTCTATGCCGGGACCGGACGGTAG
- a CDS encoding adenosine deaminase: MFATLPKVSLHDHLDGGLRPTSIPELAAMTGHELPAEPNELAQWFCRQADSGDLKTYLTTFDQTVACMQTPTQLRRVAREWVLDAVDDYCVIAEARWAPSQHQRLGMSLSQAVGAVAEGLDDGMRQAAKAGRPIIARQILCVMRQEERSLEIAQLAIDHQNDLVVGLDLAGPERGFPAAQHARAFQLAYDAGLPITIHAGEEDGVSSIRQALESHARRIGHGVRLIDDIANELGSVASDIMERQLALEVCPSSNLQTGAAKSMATHPIARLVSEGFNVTINPDNRLQSATTVTGEYQRVKDAFSFSTTQFEKLTIASAKAAFLPEDVIERVIETQIKPAWQAQI, encoded by the coding sequence ATGTTCGCTACTTTGCCTAAGGTTTCCCTGCACGACCACCTAGACGGCGGTTTACGCCCAACAAGTATTCCTGAATTAGCCGCTATGACAGGCCATGAACTGCCAGCCGAACCTAATGAACTAGCTCAGTGGTTTTGCCGCCAAGCCGATTCAGGCGATTTGAAAACCTATCTGACTACCTTTGATCAAACTGTGGCTTGTATGCAAACCCCCACCCAACTGCGTCGCGTAGCTCGCGAATGGGTACTAGATGCTGTAGACGATTATTGCGTTATAGCGGAAGCTCGCTGGGCGCCCTCTCAACACCAGAGGCTCGGGATGTCCTTGTCGCAAGCGGTTGGCGCAGTTGCCGAAGGTTTAGACGACGGCATGCGTCAGGCCGCAAAAGCTGGACGTCCAATCATCGCTAGACAAATTCTGTGCGTCATGCGTCAAGAAGAGCGATCACTAGAAATAGCCCAATTGGCTATCGACCATCAAAATGATTTGGTAGTCGGCTTGGATCTGGCGGGTCCAGAACGCGGTTTTCCAGCAGCCCAACACGCCAGAGCTTTCCAGCTAGCCTATGACGCTGGTTTGCCGATCACTATTCACGCCGGCGAAGAGGATGGGGTTAGTTCTATTCGTCAAGCACTGGAAAGCCATGCCAGACGAATTGGCCATGGGGTGCGCCTTATCGACGACATCGCCAACGAACTTGGGTCGGTAGCCAGTGACATTATGGAAAGACAACTTGCGCTTGAGGTTTGTCCCTCATCGAATTTACAAACTGGCGCCGCAAAATCGATGGCTACCCACCCTATTGCTCGCCTAGTCAGCGAGGGTTTTAATGTAACTATCAACCCAGATAATAGATTGCAGTCAGCAACGACAGTCACTGGCGAATATCAGCGAGTCAAGGATGCTTTCAGTTTCTCCACAACACAGTTTGAAAAATTGACCATAGCCAGCGCCAAGGCCGCTTTCCTGCCTGAGGACGTTATAGAGCGCGTTATTGAAACCCAAATAAAACCGGCATGGCAGGCACAGATTTAA
- a CDS encoding succinate dehydrogenase/fumarate reductase iron-sulfur subunit has product MRVELRVWRQQNPDDAGHFENYVVTDATEEMSLLELLDRLNEQLFEAGLEPIAFESDCREGACGACGVTVNDRPHGPVPNTPSCRQHLRSFGAITSLKIEPLRSAAFPVVRDLVVDRTKLDDIIRSGGYVDIDAGTAPDADDVPVTHESAELALDFAACLGCGACVAACPNGAAHLFAGAKLAHLALVPQGKTQRSQRAKAMSETLDESFGPCSSYGECVQVCPAGIPLTAVAAVNRERMRAFLRGKAD; this is encoded by the coding sequence ATGAGGGTTGAGCTTAGAGTTTGGCGTCAGCAAAACCCCGATGATGCTGGCCATTTCGAGAACTACGTTGTCACAGACGCCACCGAGGAAATGAGCCTCTTGGAGTTACTGGATCGGCTAAATGAACAATTATTCGAGGCCGGTCTTGAACCCATCGCTTTCGAGTCGGATTGCCGCGAGGGTGCGTGCGGGGCGTGCGGGGTGACGGTGAACGACCGTCCGCACGGGCCGGTGCCTAATACCCCTAGCTGTCGGCAGCATTTACGCTCTTTCGGGGCGATTACCAGCTTGAAAATTGAGCCGCTGCGTTCTGCTGCTTTCCCAGTAGTCCGCGATTTAGTGGTTGACCGCACAAAATTAGACGACATCATTCGTAGCGGTGGCTACGTCGATATTGACGCTGGAACCGCCCCGGACGCTGACGATGTGCCGGTAACACACGAAAGCGCCGAGCTGGCTTTAGATTTCGCTGCTTGCTTAGGGTGTGGAGCCTGTGTTGCGGCTTGCCCGAATGGTGCTGCGCATCTATTTGCTGGCGCCAAATTGGCTCACCTAGCGTTGGTGCCGCAAGGTAAAACGCAGCGATCCCAGCGGGCAAAAGCGATGAGCGAGACACTAGACGAATCATTCGGGCCCTGTTCTAGCTATGGCGAATGCGTTCAGGTCTGTCCGGCTGGTATTCCATTGACGGCGGTTGCTGCCGTCAATCGTGAACGGATGAGAGCCTTCCTGCGTGGGAAAGCTGACTAA